GATATGTTTCAGGTGCACCCCGAGCTACCCGGCATCATCGTCCATTGGTTTGTTACTACGTTGATCAAGACACCGGGTCACGCGCCAGCCGACGGTCTGGCATCGGCGTCGATCCTGAATCAACTTCAGACTCCCGGCGGAGCGGTGCAGGTAAAGCAGCAACTGGTAGAAGCTCGAAAAAAAGATCCGCAGGCGCAGTTGTGGCCGGAGGCTGCCGGGGACATCATCGGTGAGGATTATCAGCGTGCGGTAGACATCAAGAATGCGATTGAGATTTTTCAGCTAAATCTTCTGGCGTATCCGAACTCTGCCGATGCGCACTTCAACCTCGCCGATGCTTATTTCACAAGCGGACAGAAGGACCTGGCACGACAGTACGTCGAAAAAGCGTTGGCTATGCTGGATTCTCACGCGGCGCCTTTGTCGTCCTGGTCCGATACGGAGCAGCGCCGCGCCGAGATTTGCAGCGCCGTGTTGGACATACTCAAGAAGCTTGGTGAGGACAAAACAAAGTGAGGAGAGTCACTCGAATGAAACTCGTCGCGATCTATTTTGCGGGGGAGATTGATTTCCACAATCGGTCGATCGACAACGGACCAGCGCCGATCAGAACGAGAACGAGCAAGCCGGCTATATATAACAGATTGATCTCATAGCCGGGCGGACCGAAGACCGGACCATTTTCGTTAAGACCAATGGTTTTGATCGCGCTGAACCCGTACCGCCCGTTGACGGTGATCATTGCCACGAACATGGAAACGATCAGCGGGATGCTGACAATCGCGACGA
This genomic interval from Pirellulales bacterium contains the following:
- a CDS encoding DoxX family protein, which gives rise to MRDLADHLLKNKNALMQLAPVPLRIVMGVGFIVHGWAKWSRGPAGFAKLLQQVGVPLPDFTAWAVTFLELAGGFALIIGAFVAIVSIPLIVSMFVAMITVNGRYGFSAIKTIGLNENGPVFGPPGYEINLLYIAGLLVLVLIGAGPLSIDRLWKSISPAK